In Carya illinoinensis cultivar Pawnee chromosome 10, C.illinoinensisPawnee_v1, whole genome shotgun sequence, one DNA window encodes the following:
- the LOC122278695 gene encoding uncharacterized protein LOC122278695 has protein sequence MESFKRMIDDCALLDLGYEGIKFTWWNNREGVNAIHERLDRALANNAWCRAFPYAKVFHTFAAYSDHNPIVLQTEGCVQKFKGQKPFRFEAVWTKSEECGKVIEKAWQVHCGNGPIREVVNKILRCSDSFLRWNKASFGTVQKRLKMARVQLEKIQAENLRNPNRAAVQQAREEVQIWLKREEIL, from the coding sequence ATGGAGAGCTTCAAAAGAATGATAGATGATTGTGCCTTACTGGATCTGGGTTATGAAGGAATCAAGTTTACATGGTGGAACAACAGAGAAGGGGTTAATGCTATTCATGAAAGACTAGATAGAGCCCTAGCAAACAATGCATGGTGTAGAGCTTTTCCTTATGCAAAGGTGTTTCATACTTTTGCTGCTTATTCAGATCATAACCCTATTGTGCTACAAACTGAGGGTTGTGTGCAAAAGTTTAAGGGCCAAAAGCCTTTCAGGTTTGAAGCAGTTTGGACAAAAAGTGAAGAATGTGGAAAGGTGATTGAGAAGGCTTGGCAAGTTCATTGTGGTAATGGACCTATTAGAGAGGTGGTGAACAAGATTTTGAGGTGCAGTGACAGTTTTCTAAGATGGAATAAAGCTAGTTTTGGAACAGTCCAAAAGAGATTAAAGATGGCTAGGGTGCAACTAGAGAAGATTCAAGCTGAGAATTTAAGAAATCCAAATAGAGCAGCAGTACAGCAAGCAAGAGAGGAAGTACAAATATGGCTTAAGAGGGAGGAAATACTTTGA